The Streptomyces sp. NBC_01439 genome contains the following window.
TGCTGCCCACGCCGTAGAAGGAGAAACCTGATGGATCACAAGTCCACGATGTTGTCGGTCGCGTTCAATGGGGCCGACAACACGGGTAAGACCACGCAGATCGGCCTGCTGGCCCGCCGGATCGGTCCGGCTGCGGCGTCCGCCGGCGCCCTGCACGACCACGACTCCCGATGGACCGGTATCCGGGACGACATGGCCGGGTGGTGGTTCGAGACGGGCCGCATCGAGGAGGTCGTGGACGTCCTCGCGACTTCTTACCTCGCGCGATCCGCCGCCCCCGGCGTCGAGAGCCTGCGACTGTTGGACCGGGGAATCCCCATGCTGGAGGCGTCGATCGCCGCCACCGTTGCCGTTCGCGAGAACCTGGCCGCCCCGGCGGCGGCCGACCGGGCGCGTGCCCTGCTCGAACCTTGGGCCACGGACCTTCGCGTCGCCGAGAACAAGGAGCTTTCCCTCTACCTGGCGTTCTCCGAGGACATCGGCAAGAACGTGGCCCACAGCCTCGCCCACCAGGCGAGCGTCACCCCGCCCTACGACCGCTACCAGTGGGCCCTGAACGAACGACTCAAGGGCATGGTCGGAGAGGGTCGCTTCGAGCACGTGGTGCCGATCGGCGGCCGCTCCATCGTCCAGGTGCAGCGGGAGATCCGGCGTCTGCTGCACCCGCGGCACCCGGCCGTCCCGGCCCGTGCCCTGGACGGGGTGCAGATCATCGCGCTCGCCGGGCTGTCCGAGAGCGGCAAGAGCACCGCCGGCGAGTATCTGCGCACGCGACACGGCCACGCCCGCCTCAAGCTCGGGTGGCTGCTCGACACCGCCGCCGCGCACGCCGGCATACCCGACCCGTACGCGGTCACGGAGGTCGACCAGGCAGAGATGATCGTCGACGCCCTGGATCGCTATCTGACGGCCCACTACTACGTGACCGGCGTGACGATCGAGTCGCTGCACTCCAAGAAGTCCACCGACGCACTGCGACGAATGCTCGGAGAGCAGATCACCGTCACGTACCTCCACACGCCCATGGCGGACCGCCGCGCACGCAGCGAAACCGGAGCCGACGACGTGGTCGTGCGCGACGTCGTCAAGGCGAGTCGAGGCGCGGACAGGATCGTGGACATCGCGGACCGGGTGATCGACAACTCCGGTACACGGCTCCACCTGGAGCGCTGCCTGGACGAGATGGTCCTCGATCGCCACTGGCCCGCACGGCAGCCGGAGACGCTGCCCGTGAACATGCTGGGCCTCCCGATCGGCCCGGAGTCCTACCTGCACAAGCTGCTGGACCGCACCACCGGCGGCGCTGACCCGGTGGTGGACCTGCTGGCCGTCACCGGGTCCGGTGCCCGGGGCGAGTTCCAGAGCGGGTGGAGCGACCTCGATGTGTTCGTCGTCTCCGACAACGCCCGTTTGGGTGCCCTCGCCGACGTGCTGGCCGAACTCCGCGCCGACCTGGAGGGCGTCAAGCTCGGCATCAGCGTCGTCACGCTCGCCGAATGCCGCACCGGCAACGTGTCCGTTCGGCTCCAGCATGTGCTGGCCCAGATCGGTGCTGGTGCCATCACCCCGCTGTGGGTCCGAAACGGCCTGCGGCTCCCCGCTCCGGACCCGGCCGCCATCGTGGCCGCAACCGTCGCCAACGGGGTCCAAGCAACCTTCGACATCCGCCGTCAGATCCTCGCCGGCGCCGGCGATCTGCACGCCCTCTACAAGGTGACGGGGGTGTCCGCGAAGGTGCAGTTGGAGTTCCGCGGCGTACCGGTCTCCGCCGACGTGGACGCCCTGACCAGGCTCCTCGGCGCCCACGGCCACGACACCTCCCTGGCCCGCACCGCCCGTACCGACCGCGCCGCCGCCCTCGAGGTAGCCCGGATCGTCCTCGACCTGTGGGACGACACCATGAAAGGACTGAAGCAGTGACCGACGCAGTGACCGACGCAGTCTTCGCCAAGGACTTCCCCGATCGCACGGCCGCGATTGCGGAAGTTGATGGCCACTACCTGGTCAAAGACCGACTCTCCGTTCCCCGGCTCCATGGTCTTCACGACGGGCCGGACGGCAGCCAGGTGGTCTTCGACGACGTGTTCGCTCAGGGACGGTGCGAACTCCTCCTCGGCGACCTCATCGCCCTCGCCGACCGCGACCCGAGCCACATACCCCGTGTCGTCGGGCTCGTTGAAGCCGTGTGCCACGACCTGACCACCGCCTTCATGCCCGAACGCCGATCCCCCCTGAGTAGCTGCGTTCCCACCCTCTACGCCGACCGCATCCGACCGGGTGGACGCCTGGACGCCTGGTACCTGAACCCCGGCCACTCCCTCGTTCCGGCCGGAGGAAACGTTCCCGCTCTCACTGCGGCTGACCTCGCCGACCACACGATCACCGTCAACGGCCGGCCGCTCACCATCAACCTCCCCGACATCGTCCACACCACCCGCCAGATCCTGACACCGGACAGCAGTTGGGTGAGCGGACACACTCAGGGAGACCCCACCGAGCCCAACATCGCGGCCCCCCTGTGCTGGCTCGACTTCACGCTCGCCGGCCTCAACACCCTTCCGGGCGAGGCCGCCAACCTCCTCTGGTACCTGATGGGCCTGGGCGGCTGGCTCGTCCCCACCTATCAACCCGACACCTACCAGCGCACCATGCGCCTCACTCTCCCGCCCCTCACGACCCCCCGGATCACCCAGCTGCACCACCACCCCGGACGCCGACACCTCGACGTCCACTACCGCTGGAACACCGGCCCCGGCCGCCGAGCCGCCCTCACCACCGCCCTGCAAGCCCTGCCCGACATCCCCTGGGACGACTTGCGCCCCTTCCTCACCCTCCGCGTCCTCGGCGTCGTCAGTCCCCAGCCCATGACGACGACCGACACCCTCCTGACGCTGATCAAAGCTGCCGAACTCCATCAGACGAGCAGCAACGCCACCGAGTTCTTCACTCAGCACACCTCTGAAACGGAGCTTCCGTGAACCCCACCTTCCCCATCACTGATCAGTCGCTGCGCAGCCGACCCCTGCTCGGCCGCACCGCTCTGGTCACCGGAGCCACCGGTGGCATCGGCGCCGCGATCTGCCGCGCCCTCGCCACCGCCGGCGCCCGCGTTGCCGTCGCCCATTTCAACGAGGACGCTGCCGCCGCCGACCTCCTGGACCAGCTGCCCACCCGAGGCATCGCCGTCTCCGGTGACCTCACCGATCCGATGTTCCCGACCGCCCTGATCGCCACCGTCACCGACGCCCTCGCACCCGTCGACATCCTGATCAACAACGCCGGTGCCTACCCCCGTATCCCCTGGGAGGACCTGGACGAGGCCGACTGGGAACAGTCCTTCGCCATCAACCTCCACGCTCCGCGCCGTCTGTGCCACGCTGTCACCGCGAGCATGACGGAACGTCAGTGGGGCAGGATCGTGAACATCGGCTCGATCAATGCCCTCGTGGGCCGTCGCCAGCTCACCCCCTACGCCACGGCCAAGGCCGCGATGATCGGACTGACCCGGTCACTGGCCCGCGATGTCGGCGCGAGCGGGATCACCGTCAACTCGGTCCTGCCCGGAGCGATCCAGGTTCCTGCTGAAGATCTCCTCCCGCCCTCCGCCCGGGTGTCCCCCGAGCACCAGATCGCCCGCCAGTGCGTTCCCCGCCGCGGGCGGCCGGAGGACGTCGCCGCCGCTGTCGCCTTCGTGGCAAGTCCTTCGGCCGGGTTCATCACCGGTCAGAGTCTCCACGTTGATGGCGGCTGGATGATGAACTGATCTCCTCCGGCCGGGTTCATCACCGGCCAACGTCTCCACGTTGATGGCGGCTGGATGATGAACTGATCTCCTCGACAGCAACGCTTGAGGAGACACAGTGAAAGAACGCGTGCGGGCCGTCCTGATCACCCCGGCCCACACCATGCTCGTCATCCGCCGCACCGTCCCCGGCCGCGACGTCTACCACGTCCTCGTCGGCGGCGGCATCGAGGACGGCGACCCCACCCCGGAAGCGGCTCTCCACCGTGAGATCCACGAGGAGATTGCCGGGAAGGCTCACATCGTCCGGCTGCTGGGCACTCTCGCCGACACCGAACGCGAAGAGATCCAGCACATCTATCTCGCCGAGGTCCGCACCTGGGCCTTCGACGACCGTACCGGCAGCGAGTTCACGCGTGTCGATCGCGGCACCTACGAACTCGTCGAGACCCCCCTTACCACCCCCCAGGCCCTGGCCACCCTCAACCTCCAGCCTCCATCGGTGCTGCCCCTGATCCAGGAGGTCATGTCCGAATGGGCGTGAAGCGGTGCTGGAGGTTCGGCCTCCTGGGCGCGAATGCCGCGCGACAGGGAGGAAGACCGTCTGGCCCGTCACCTTCGAAGGATTTCGGCTAGCCGTAGGGCGGTTGGCCTGACAAACCCACCACAGAATTCTGCACGGAGCGGTTCAAATCCGCAGTGCGCCGGCTGATCCTCGGCGTACGCCAGTGGGCACACCGTGCAGACCAACCACGGAAGAGGTTCGATTCCCGCACGCCGCAGATGATCCCTGCGGCGTGTCCCTGGAGATCTCTGCAGCTCCAACTACCCCAGCACCCCGGTGCGCGCTCTGCCCTCGGGCAGGTGCGGCGCCGGGGTGCTGGGTTTTTTCG
Protein-coding sequences here:
- a CDS encoding nucleotidyltransferase domain-containing protein, which codes for MDHKSTMLSVAFNGADNTGKTTQIGLLARRIGPAAASAGALHDHDSRWTGIRDDMAGWWFETGRIEEVVDVLATSYLARSAAPGVESLRLLDRGIPMLEASIAATVAVRENLAAPAAADRARALLEPWATDLRVAENKELSLYLAFSEDIGKNVAHSLAHQASVTPPYDRYQWALNERLKGMVGEGRFEHVVPIGGRSIVQVQREIRRLLHPRHPAVPARALDGVQIIALAGLSESGKSTAGEYLRTRHGHARLKLGWLLDTAAAHAGIPDPYAVTEVDQAEMIVDALDRYLTAHYYVTGVTIESLHSKKSTDALRRMLGEQITVTYLHTPMADRRARSETGADDVVVRDVVKASRGADRIVDIADRVIDNSGTRLHLERCLDEMVLDRHWPARQPETLPVNMLGLPIGPESYLHKLLDRTTGGADPVVDLLAVTGSGARGEFQSGWSDLDVFVVSDNARLGALADVLAELRADLEGVKLGISVVTLAECRTGNVSVRLQHVLAQIGAGAITPLWVRNGLRLPAPDPAAIVAATVANGVQATFDIRRQILAGAGDLHALYKVTGVSAKVQLEFRGVPVSADVDALTRLLGAHGHDTSLARTARTDRAAALEVARIVLDLWDDTMKGLKQ
- a CDS encoding NUDIX hydrolase encodes the protein MKERVRAVLITPAHTMLVIRRTVPGRDVYHVLVGGGIEDGDPTPEAALHREIHEEIAGKAHIVRLLGTLADTEREEIQHIYLAEVRTWAFDDRTGSEFTRVDRGTYELVETPLTTPQALATLNLQPPSVLPLIQEVMSEWA
- a CDS encoding SDR family NAD(P)-dependent oxidoreductase, with protein sequence MNPTFPITDQSLRSRPLLGRTALVTGATGGIGAAICRALATAGARVAVAHFNEDAAAADLLDQLPTRGIAVSGDLTDPMFPTALIATVTDALAPVDILINNAGAYPRIPWEDLDEADWEQSFAINLHAPRRLCHAVTASMTERQWGRIVNIGSINALVGRRQLTPYATAKAAMIGLTRSLARDVGASGITVNSVLPGAIQVPAEDLLPPSARVSPEHQIARQCVPRRGRPEDVAAAVAFVASPSAGFITGQSLHVDGGWMMN